The genomic window GAGACCCACGGCGAGAGCACGGCGATTCGCGCCTATCCGATCCTGTTCATGCTCTCCGAAGGCCTGATGGGTGCGTTCATGACGGGCGACCTGTTCAACCTCTTCGTCATGTTCGAACTGGTGCTGCTCGCGTCCTATATGCTGTTGCAGATCCCGGGGACCAGGCGCTCCCTGCGCGCGGGCTTTGCCAACATCTCCATCAATCTGATTGCCTCCGCACTCTTTTTTGCGGGCGTTGGAATCCTCTACGGCGCGTGCGGGTCGGTGAACATGGCCGATCTCTCCATGCGCATCGGCGACGCGCACGAGGGACTCAAGGTCGCCGGGCTCACCATGCTGGTGGTGGCCTTCACCATCAAGGCCGGCATCCTCCCCATCGTCTTCTGGTTGCCTTCGACCTATCCGACGCTGACCGGCCCGGTGGCCGCGCTGTTTGCGGGCATGATGACCAAGCTCGGCGTCTACGCGCTCATGCGCACCGCGCCGCTGCTGATGCAGGGAACAATTCTGCCCGAGGTGCTGGTCTGGGCGGGCGCTGCATCGGCATTGCTGGGCGTGCTCGCCGCGCTGGCGCAGTACGAGATCCGCCGCCTGCTGGGCTTCCACATCGTCTCGCAGGTGGGATACATGATCCTTGGGCTCGGCCTGCTCACGGTAACGGGGCTCGCCGGGGCGATCTTCTACCTCTCGCACCACAT from Chrysiogenia bacterium includes these protein-coding regions:
- a CDS encoding Na+/H+ antiporter subunit D; this translates as MTLQPLLAFGLPGITGLGLWLWAPSYRKARAAALTVSLVLIVIAVQMIEATAGGEVFVHAMGNWKPPFGIVFAVDRLSALFVLLQSLVLFVTIALLRAETHGESTAIRAYPILFMLSEGLMGAFMTGDLFNLFVMFELVLLASYMLLQIPGTRRSLRAGFANISINLIASALFFAGVGILYGACGSVNMADLSMRIGDAHEGLKVAGLTMLVVAFTIKAGILPIVFWLPSTYPTLTGPVAALFAGMMTKLGVYALMRTAPLLMQGTILPEVLVWAGAASALLGVLAALAQYEIRRLLGFHIVSQVGYMILGLGLLTVTGLAGAIFYLSHHILVKATLYFVGDELERRNGTRDLREMDFLRSKGWALKFVFVTAAFSLAGLPPFSGFFAKIGLFKATY